One window of Candidatus Polarisedimenticolia bacterium genomic DNA carries:
- a CDS encoding thrombospondin type 3 repeat-containing protein gives MDGCPINAAVLQADGTLAAMAMVVSNENGGGSPNHLGIYSAVTADFYEPFQYYALDVVLGDVINGTPLGSIACSSLPKPTASSVVPGSPNTSFSLAWPGVSSRDDCATNPSINLSSDCAGGSRPIFVGWNVYWSHAACTLGPLTGDHTGSVWTKLNASPLPAGANAGTALSAPSAPAGKCLFLAYNPVWDGGFEGKFASAHADAIGGAGDADGDGVIDHNDNCPNAANASQTDSDGDKIGDACDNCDFAINYDQADANGNGVGDACDACPTSGDSDGDGVCNDVDNCPSVANSSQADADGDGLGDACDPCPFDAGNDSDGDGICNSLDNCPNAANPSQLDTDGDGPGDACDPCPFEAPAAGQVGFNDKDGDGICSCDPVLQNAGKCGVFPNITEGHGQPADNCPRTPNASQTPSGLGDGLGLACEDKFGVVQARPTHDAGFGDCRIRFKTVEEWNCPRFQVVYRSPGGDRAAGVSLTCRRCTTGEGFSSAFYGGTAGAYIKNCHGGHDIYAQAVRTVTSSSCLNFVNPNPVAAVRVEKVATRVR, from the coding sequence GTGGATGGGTGTCCCATCAACGCGGCAGTCCTCCAGGCGGACGGAACGCTCGCTGCGATGGCCATGGTCGTCAGCAACGAGAACGGTGGAGGCTCGCCGAACCACCTCGGCATCTACTCCGCCGTCACGGCCGATTTCTACGAGCCCTTCCAGTATTACGCCTTGGACGTCGTCCTGGGAGACGTCATCAATGGCACCCCCTTGGGATCCATTGCTTGCAGCTCTCTCCCGAAACCGACCGCCTCTTCGGTGGTGCCGGGTTCCCCGAACACCTCCTTCTCGCTGGCCTGGCCGGGAGTCTCTTCGCGCGATGACTGCGCCACCAACCCGAGCATCAACTTGTCCAGCGACTGCGCCGGTGGGAGCCGGCCGATTTTCGTCGGTTGGAACGTTTATTGGTCTCATGCTGCCTGCACTCTCGGACCCCTGACGGGAGATCACACCGGCAGCGTCTGGACTAAGCTCAACGCCTCTCCGCTTCCCGCCGGAGCCAATGCCGGCACCGCCCTGAGCGCGCCCAGCGCTCCGGCGGGGAAGTGCCTCTTCCTGGCTTACAACCCGGTTTGGGACGGCGGTTTCGAAGGGAAGTTCGCGTCAGCCCACGCCGATGCCATCGGCGGGGCCGGCGATGCCGACGGTGACGGCGTCATCGACCACAACGACAACTGCCCGAATGCCGCGAACGCCAGCCAGACCGACTCCGACGGCGATAAAATCGGCGATGCCTGCGACAACTGCGATTTCGCCATCAACTACGATCAGGCCGATGCCAACGGCAACGGCGTGGGCGACGCCTGCGACGCCTGCCCGACCTCCGGCGACTCGGACGGTGACGGCGTGTGCAACGACGTCGACAACTGCCCGAGCGTCGCGAACTCCAGCCAGGCCGATGCGGACGGTGACGGTCTGGGCGACGCGTGCGATCCCTGTCCGTTCGACGCCGGCAACGACTCCGACGGCGACGGCATCTGCAATTCGCTGGACAACTGCCCGAATGCCGCGAACCCGTCGCAGCTCGACACCGATGGCGACGGTCCCGGCGATGCCTGCGACCCCTGCCCGTTCGAGGCTCCGGCGGCCGGCCAGGTCGGCTTCAATGACAAGGACGGAGATGGCATCTGCTCCTGCGATCCGGTCCTCCAGAACGCCGGCAAGTGCGGCGTCTTCCCGAACATCACCGAGGGTCACGGACAGCCCGCCGACAACTGCCCGCGCACTCCGAACGCCAGCCAGACGCCTTCCGGCCTGGGTGACGGCCTCGGGCTCGCGTGCGAGGACAAGTTCGGCGTGGTCCAGGCCCGTCCGACGCACGACGCGGGCTTCGGTGACTGCCGGATCCGCTTCAAGACGGTGGAAGAGTGGAACTGCCCGCGCTTCCAGGTCGTCTACCGCAGCCCGGGCGGCGATCGAGCGGCGGGCGTGAGCCTAACCTGCCGACGGTGCACCACCGGTGAAGGGTTCAGCTCGGCGTTCTACGGCGGAACGGCCGGCGCCTACATCAAGAACTGCCACGGCGGTCATGACATCTACGCCCAGGCGGTGCGGACCGTGACGTCGTCCTCCTGCCTCAATTTCGTGAACCCGAACCCGGTCGCTGCCGTGAGAGTCGAAAAAGTCGCGACCCGAGTCCGGTAG
- a CDS encoding VCBS repeat-containing protein has product MVSISGGLSRSLRPLYLFLSLVVIGTALPTRAYAQLDFTGVRRDLPVGGNPRSMASGDLNGDGKRDFVVAGQTSNTVSILLGAGGGVFRPATSVATADAPAAVVLGSFNPSTDANLDMAVASYTGNFIQIFLGNGAGGFGVPTSVSTGLGTHPIAMAAVDRNPGVIGKDLVVVLNGTNEVRLYSGNGTGTFTLVAGSAIPLPLNPVALTTGDWDADLNVDIAVVSEGDTSQEPPPNGTVTVAYGALACPSFFCLPQQTTVGPGPESITSGLLNSDAFPDLVVGSVAGTDVRILYGDPDFGFGTPVLLAVGAGSFTGAVGDYNGDAKQDLAIGLDLSGGQGGIKIFTGDGFGGFTAGGTFSIGSTPSDIVSVDYAGSTALDLATANITGSSVSLLIGNGAGGFTSTPNYALPPGSTVSSVASADMNGNGTIDLAIAESDLNQVTLVQGSGTGTFSSWQSLLLPGSQPGDAQAGTVLFDRFTSDGNADVAVLVGGTDAIAVFPGNGAGVFGARLDFSLGTSCNPSTGTNCLDPQIMAAGPLNDTDTTHPDVAVALLGGDTAFPLGSISVLLQSGTSFGSATRYTGGNNAICIGGSNPGAACTSNAQCPGGGTCSIAPSGIAVGLVNNDANRDLIVSGSGNNRAAFLAGAGTGAFPTTTTSTPTGTSPQLPILKDLDGDGDQDLVVTNQFDATISAYLGDNAGNFTPMTPTASGPDPSRGLIADLNLDGWDDLVVTNLSSGSLSVLLGNGTGNFGVPVRLGVGSVPRAVNLADYNADGKVDLACSNEQDGTVSILLNASQLPLLTLGQVGSLTSVSWPAMFEASVYDVIRGTVGLMSEGASQIDLGVVSCVENDSPDPLSSDSVNPPTGTIYFYLMRTQDPKIKGSYGRSTSNKVRVPMSGNCL; this is encoded by the coding sequence ATGGTTTCGATCTCGGGTGGCTTGAGCCGCTCGTTACGCCCGCTCTATCTCTTCCTGTCCTTAGTCGTAATCGGGACGGCGCTTCCCACCCGAGCTTACGCGCAGCTCGACTTCACCGGAGTCCGCCGCGACCTGCCGGTCGGCGGGAACCCTCGCTCGATGGCTTCGGGCGATCTCAACGGGGACGGGAAGCGAGATTTCGTCGTCGCCGGCCAGACGTCGAACACCGTCTCGATCCTGTTGGGGGCGGGGGGTGGCGTGTTCCGTCCGGCGACCTCGGTCGCGACGGCCGACGCGCCCGCGGCGGTCGTGCTCGGCAGCTTCAACCCCAGCACCGACGCCAACCTCGACATGGCGGTCGCGTCCTACACCGGCAACTTTATCCAGATCTTCCTCGGAAACGGAGCCGGCGGCTTTGGCGTTCCGACGTCGGTCTCGACGGGTTTGGGGACGCATCCCATCGCGATGGCCGCGGTGGACCGGAACCCAGGCGTGATCGGGAAAGACCTAGTCGTCGTGCTGAATGGCACCAACGAGGTGCGTCTTTACAGCGGCAACGGCACCGGCACTTTCACGCTGGTTGCCGGATCGGCGATCCCCCTGCCGCTGAATCCGGTGGCGCTGACCACAGGGGATTGGGACGCCGATCTTAATGTCGACATCGCGGTCGTCAGCGAAGGGGACACCAGCCAGGAGCCGCCTCCCAACGGCACCGTGACCGTCGCTTACGGAGCCCTGGCCTGCCCGTCCTTTTTCTGCCTGCCTCAGCAGACGACCGTCGGTCCAGGTCCCGAATCGATCACGTCGGGCCTCCTGAATAGCGACGCTTTTCCCGATCTCGTCGTCGGGAGCGTTGCCGGCACCGACGTCCGGATTCTTTACGGCGATCCCGATTTCGGCTTCGGCACTCCCGTGCTTCTGGCGGTCGGAGCCGGCTCGTTCACCGGGGCGGTCGGCGACTACAACGGTGACGCCAAGCAGGACCTCGCCATCGGCCTCGACCTTTCGGGCGGCCAGGGCGGGATCAAGATCTTCACTGGAGATGGCTTCGGCGGGTTTACGGCGGGCGGCACGTTCTCCATCGGCTCGACCCCCTCGGACATCGTCTCGGTCGACTATGCCGGCTCGACGGCGCTGGACCTGGCGACGGCGAACATCACCGGCTCCAGCGTTTCCCTTCTCATCGGCAATGGCGCCGGCGGATTCACGTCGACCCCCAATTACGCGCTGCCTCCCGGCTCGACGGTGAGTAGTGTCGCCTCGGCCGACATGAACGGCAACGGAACGATCGACCTGGCGATTGCCGAGAGCGATCTGAACCAGGTAACCCTGGTCCAGGGCTCGGGCACGGGGACCTTCAGCTCCTGGCAGTCCTTGCTCCTGCCGGGAAGCCAGCCGGGGGACGCGCAGGCAGGAACGGTCCTGTTCGATCGCTTCACTTCCGACGGCAATGCCGACGTCGCCGTCCTCGTCGGCGGGACCGATGCCATCGCGGTCTTCCCGGGAAACGGCGCCGGCGTCTTCGGCGCCCGGCTCGACTTCTCTCTCGGCACCAGCTGCAACCCCAGCACCGGGACGAACTGTCTCGATCCGCAAATCATGGCCGCGGGCCCCTTGAACGACACCGACACGACCCATCCCGACGTCGCCGTGGCGCTTCTCGGAGGCGATACGGCGTTTCCCCTCGGATCGATCTCGGTCCTCCTCCAGTCGGGGACCTCTTTCGGCTCGGCGACGCGCTACACCGGGGGAAACAACGCGATCTGTATCGGAGGCTCGAATCCGGGGGCGGCCTGCACGTCGAATGCCCAATGTCCGGGGGGTGGGACCTGCAGCATCGCCCCCTCCGGCATCGCGGTGGGGCTGGTGAACAACGACGCGAACCGCGATCTGATCGTCTCCGGCAGCGGCAACAATCGGGCGGCGTTCCTCGCCGGCGCGGGGACGGGCGCGTTCCCGACCACGACGACCTCCACGCCGACGGGAACCTCCCCCCAGCTCCCCATTCTGAAAGATCTCGACGGTGACGGCGATCAGGATCTCGTCGTCACCAACCAGTTCGACGCCACGATTTCGGCCTATCTGGGGGACAACGCCGGGAACTTCACGCCCATGACGCCGACGGCGTCCGGGCCCGATCCGTCCCGGGGTCTGATCGCCGACCTGAATCTGGACGGCTGGGACGATCTGGTCGTCACCAACCTCTCGTCGGGGTCGCTCTCCGTCCTTCTGGGGAACGGCACCGGAAACTTCGGAGTGCCGGTCCGGCTGGGAGTCGGCTCCGTGCCGCGCGCCGTGAACCTGGCCGATTACAATGCCGATGGCAAGGTGGACCTCGCTTGCAGCAACGAGCAGGACGGCACCGTATCGATCCTCCTCAACGCCAGCCAGCTCCCGCTGCTCACGCTGGGCCAGGTCGGAAGCCTCACCAGCGTCTCCTGGCCGGCGATGTTCGAAGCCTCCGTCTACGACGTGATCCGCGGCACGGTAGGGTTGATGAGCGAGGGCGCGAGCCAAATCGACCTCGGGGTCGTTTCCTGCGTGGAAAACGATTCCCCCGACCCCCTGTCTTCCGATTCCGTCAATCCGCCCACCGGGACCATCTATTTTTATCTCATGCGGACTCAGGACCCCAAAATCAAGGGCTCGTACGGGCGATCCACGTCGAACAAGGTCAGGGTCCCAATGAGCGGAAATTGCCTCTAA